A single window of Larus michahellis chromosome 17, bLarMic1.1, whole genome shotgun sequence DNA harbors:
- the TTC36 gene encoding tetratricopeptide repeat protein 36: MATANDRAVLQTIFNPSTPFGDIPGLDEEEEEEDAQEEGDGFAPELLEQVRDLELQGVSAAESGDVSAALERFGEAIRLLPEHASAYNNRAQALRLRGDVAGALRDLDTAIRLSRGCGRAACQSFVQRGLIHRLQARDEEARRDFERAARLGSGFARRQLVLLNPYSALCNQMLCEMLGRLRNPGGASGE, translated from the exons ATGGCCACGGCCAACGACAGGGCCGTCCTGCAGACCATCTTCAACCCCAGCACCCCCTTCGGGGATATCCCCGGCctggacgaggaggaggaggaggaggacgccCAGGAGGAAG GGGACGGCTTCGCgccggagctgctggagcaggtgcgggacctggagctgcagggcgTCTCCGCTGCCGAGTCGGGGGACGTGAGTGCGGCGCTGGAGCGGTTCGGGGAGGCCATCCGCCTGCTGCCCGAGCACGCCTCCGCCTACAACAACCGCGCCCAGGCCCTGCGCCTGCGGGGGGACGTGGCAG GCGCCCTGCGGGACCTGGACACAGCCATTCGcctgagccggggctgcggccgcgcCGCCTGCCAGAGCTTCGTGCAGCGCGGGCTCATCCACCGGCTGCAGGCGCGGGACGAGGAGGCCCGGCGGGACTTCGAGCGAGCGGCGCGGCTGGGCAGCGGCTTCGCCCGGCGGCAGCTGGTGCTGCTCAACCCCTACTCGGCCCTCTGCAACCAGATGCTCTGCGAGATGCTGGGGCGGCTGCGCAACCCCGGCGGCGCCAGCGGCGAGTGA